The following are from one region of the Euwallacea similis isolate ESF13 chromosome 31, ESF131.1, whole genome shotgun sequence genome:
- the LOC136417967 gene encoding T-cell activation inhibitor, mitochondrial gives MFRNGTLCIANKNLGVFMRYLTSTEVSTALRPFYFSVHPDLFGQHPKERATNESSLQQLSSILQSLQGDKLFAPITLPFYVKNRNNQNESAKLIQIYLKGRDLGTVIVHILKACDLPISHIEHYIKPGAMNQNMFHTENIQQNGDEWISVRYKNEFDFTKLNKNHPLYATFELRQQMKETKHNLRTWLETNFEDALEKCKKGSALREEIQRLKVEIIKQSKLKDIKWDCGWNSQHFRGCILSLKSLMDQHPQHMKQLENQILVFSYFTGISLDGHIMLFSGEVRHNWLDFIKNIGKHKLALRRVPYYEKSLSHVLRNMKVGKRKFMPDMKVGEYELNLRQLTTSISDYFGRNRYPKSWPKTLDNFEIVVESEAGPMMVSPTGQFIVPSSIPGPNLISFITTNLKEADKLSGIYRSHKGQEEELQQQCIDELRLAALLKDDNITPEYMILFCKKFLESKEQLERFTKDLRINVSTYYSVLSDGAVCIPWNFVL, from the exons ATGTTTAGGAACGGCACATTATGTATTGCCAACAAAAATTTAGGTGTCTTCATGAGGTATTTAACATCAACAG AGGTATCAACTGCACTCAGAcctttttacttttctgttCATCCTGATCTGTTTGGACAACATCCAAAAGAAAGAGCTACAAATGAATCATCCCTACAGCAATTGAGTTCAATTCTTCAGTCGTTACAAGGTGATAAATTATTTGCTCCAATTACGTTaccattttatgtgaaaaacaG gAATAATCAAAATGAATCTGCAAAACTCATTCAAATCTATTTAAAAGGCCGCGATCTGGGCACTGTTATTGTTCATATATTGAAAGCATGTGATTTACCTATTAGTCATATTGAGCATTATATTAAACCTGGAGCCATGAACCAGAATATGTTTCATACAGAGAATATTCAACAGAACGGAGATGAATGGATTAGTGTTagatataaaaatgaatttgattttacaaaattaaacaagaaCCATCCTTTGTATGCTACGTTCGAATTACGGCAACAAATGAAAGAAACCAAACATAATTTAAG AACGTGGTTGGAAACTAATTTTGAAGATGCCCtggaaaaatgcaaaaaaggtTCAGCCTTGAGAGAGGAAATCCAACGATTGAAAgtggaaattattaaacagtCTAAgttaaaagatataaaatggGATTGTGGGTGGAATAGTCAGCATTTCAGGG GATGTATTCTTTCCCTAAAATCCTTAATGGATCAGCATCCGCAACACATGAAGCAGTTGGAGAACCAAATTTTAGTGTTTTCCTACTTCACTGGTATTAGTTTAGATGGCCATATAATGTTGTTTAGTGGGGAAGTGCGGCACAACTGGctcgattttattaaaaatattgggaAGCATAAATTGGCATTGAGAAGAGTGCcatattatgaaaaatctcTGTCACATGTTCTAAGAAATATGAAG GTTGGAAAAAGAAAGTTTATGCCTGACATGAAAGTTGGGGAATATGAACTTAATTTGCGTCAACTAACGACCTCAATTAGTGATTATTTTGGACGTAATAGATATCCAAAAAGTTGGCCAAAGACCTtggataattttgaaattgttgtCGAAAGTGAGGCTGGACCAATGATGGTATCACCCACTGGGCAGTTTATAGTACCATCGTCGATTCCAG GTCCAAATTTGATAAGTTTCATCACAACCAATCTCAAAGAAGCGGATAAGTTGAGCGGTATATACAGGAGTCACAAAGGGCAAGAGGAGGAATTGCAACAACAGTGCATAGACGAATTGCGATTAGCAGCTTTACTTAAGGACGATAATATAACACCAGAATATATGATACTATTCTGTAAAAAGTTTCTAGAAAGTAAAGAGCAATTAGAACGTTTTACCAAAGATTTACGCATCAATGTTTCAACATATTACTCAGTGTTATCGGATGGGGCTGTGTGTATACCTTGGAATTTTGTACTTTaa